The proteins below are encoded in one region of Streptomyces roseirectus:
- the argH gene encoding argininosuccinate lyase, with translation MSSNSGDVRLWGGRFADGPAEALAKLSASVHFDWRLAPYDIAGSRAHARVLHKAGLLTADELQRMIAGLDQLEADVADGSFVGTIADEDVHTALERGLLERLGADLGGKLRAGRSRNDQVATLFRMYLRDHARIIGGLIADLQDALIGLAEAHPDVAMPGRTHLQHAQPVLFAHHLLAHVQPLARDAERLRQWDARTAVSPYGAGALAGSSLGLDPEAVAADLGFEHGSVGNSIDGTASRDFVAEFAFITAMIGVNLSRIAEEIIIWNTKEFSFVTLHDAFSTGSSIMPQKKNPDIAELARGKSGRLIGNLTGLMATLKALPLAYNRDLQEDKEPVFDSCDQLEVLLPAFTGMIATLTVHRERMEELAPAGFSLATDIAEWLVKQGVPFRVAHEVAGECVKVAEGEGKELDELTDDQFAKISAHLTAEVRSVLNVPGALASRNGRGGTAPSAVAVQLGEVKADLARQYEWAGAKKK, from the coding sequence GTGAGCAGCAACAGCGGTGACGTACGGCTCTGGGGCGGCCGGTTCGCGGACGGGCCCGCCGAGGCCCTGGCGAAGCTGTCCGCGTCCGTCCACTTCGACTGGCGCCTCGCGCCCTACGACATCGCCGGGTCCCGCGCCCACGCGCGCGTGCTGCACAAGGCCGGGCTCCTCACGGCCGACGAACTCCAGCGCATGATCGCCGGGTTGGACCAGCTGGAGGCCGACGTCGCCGACGGTTCCTTCGTCGGCACCATCGCCGACGAGGACGTCCACACCGCGCTCGAACGGGGTCTGCTCGAACGCCTCGGGGCCGACCTCGGGGGCAAGCTGCGGGCGGGGCGCTCGCGCAACGACCAGGTCGCGACCCTCTTCCGGATGTACCTGCGCGACCACGCCCGGATCATCGGCGGCCTCATCGCCGACCTCCAGGACGCGCTGATCGGCCTCGCGGAGGCCCACCCGGACGTCGCCATGCCGGGCCGTACGCACCTCCAGCACGCCCAACCCGTGCTGTTCGCCCACCACTTGCTCGCCCACGTCCAGCCGCTGGCCCGCGACGCCGAGCGGCTTCGGCAGTGGGACGCGCGGACGGCCGTCTCACCGTACGGCGCCGGGGCGCTCGCCGGGTCGTCCCTCGGGCTCGACCCCGAGGCCGTCGCCGCTGACCTCGGGTTCGAGCACGGGAGTGTGGGCAACTCGATCGACGGGACGGCGTCCCGGGACTTCGTCGCCGAGTTCGCCTTCATCACCGCGATGATCGGGGTCAACCTCTCCCGGATCGCCGAGGAGATCATCATCTGGAACACGAAGGAGTTCTCCTTCGTGACGCTGCACGACGCGTTCTCCACCGGGTCGTCGATCATGCCGCAGAAGAAGAACCCCGACATCGCCGAGCTGGCCCGGGGGAAGTCCGGGCGGCTCATCGGGAACCTGACCGGGCTGATGGCCACGCTCAAGGCCCTTCCGCTCGCCTACAACCGTGACCTCCAAGAGGACAAGGAGCCCGTCTTCGACTCCTGCGACCAGCTTGAGGTTCTGCTGCCCGCGTTCACCGGGATGATCGCCACGTTGACCGTTCACCGGGAGCGGATGGAGGAACTGGCGCCGGCCGGGTTCTCGCTGGCCACCGATATCGCCGAGTGGCTGGTGAAGCAAGGGGTGCCGTTCCGGGTGGCTCATGAGGTCGCGGGTGAGTGTGTGAAGGTGGCTGAGGGGGAGGGGAAGGAACTGGACGAGCTGACGGATGATCAGTTCGCGAAGATCTCCGCTCATCTCACGGCTGAGGTGCGGTCTGTGTTGAATGTTCCCGGTGCGCTGGCGTCGCGTAATGGGCGGGGTGGGACCGCGCCTAGTGCTGTTGCTGTGCAGTTGGGGGAGGTCAAGGCGGATTTGGCTCGGCAGTATGAGTGGGCGGGCGCCAAGAAGAAGTAG
- a CDS encoding HD domain-containing protein gives MARVRRALRVGVGRAPEAEGVLGALEEAVSADLRLLDATLRASGYEVEVLADAGRNKIRLTIDRVAREVPSGGTLLVYFSGHGVRVGGKDYLVPADAIAPADGGWTELHLDSLLPANIGPLLRGCEAGTALWFIDACRTELDGDGERFANEAVNGPPQGGFAVMAGCSAGERSGFTSEGSFFTRGLAEALGPMTPARTVEDVLAAARAATVKAARRYGVRQTPWFLYGAEEEARARKTEICEGRALLEAWQGAVRETPLWEYVPSCERAALVGVLEEFVTECARGVHLAQERLPEVDPWVDDAFPVRVLRDRLPELLPDGVSLSIAEVIALVAAPFLHEAAWAERLSQAVEVRPYSVERRGGDAHRLHYEQIVEQHGRVARKVMGLQARGEDAGTLVMWLVHRWIEDRVQIDEVVPSPFAASLAGRLGLAAERAQEFAELLRVVASGVASDEPLDESWGARKVVLPVGGQQHQHQVVRVRALGALVRLAGVLAVDVRTLPDVVADHLAVSDPVLPQHVLGVVRELSWQRENSTLHLDALCPHQAVHAALAEVVEEADRFAGRVAGEGVLAAVPSRVTDRDLQPSRVGGRESYEVPLLRFHLAQTEVRDLLMGEQLYGGEPQLALRELYQNAMDACRYRGMRWRYLDSVGARPAAWSGRIEFTQGEDERGRYVECRDNGVGMSAEQLKQTFTRAGSRFERSTSFRREQSRWLRHDPELRLYPNSRFGIGVFSYFMLAEEMTIVTRVVSPEGIPAEHALRVEIPSSGSLFRVQRHDGVGDGMAEGGTRVRLYLRDEEGIRGVSCVEVLRELVWVSEFEVRAWDGGEREHVWEPGVLQRAGAVEGVPGALWWVSGEGSVLCDGIVTDQEPFGYVVNLTGPHAGQLSVSREELQAYDAKWVESLWRRGAQALASSPMLSCAWMWTLEKSSLATAQVLDSTWRGKGVQARGWTGNPVELDRVGWYFTDEDLTAKSTPRAEGDLPWRASAHGWSQRLNSTMVLPTDLTGYPVPVPGDAKLTEFFSVSWYSVVANAARLKRTPDYVQRRLRTLRIAHPALSPLPSQGDTISRVPDGAESSLAEHLADSRNASEVIGGAGSRHWGSLVTASLRMSVPLGKLVRQLAFHRSLLPSPLPEIPERHENHICTQDDVDRLFHHLSGGNFLLVDNPSGVCRVAKNRDIPESEVLQALADFSWLGWTPPSAKAVECLLGGNAVSDVLYEFAQWNAKVMPWAATVKFAHALGTDLSTAESQLAWTVEELGLSYTRRYMSGTEAGSVRPSEDTAKLVRRLRKLKAPLEEGITLKSLYLSFYREDAGIEDLALAVDELRQAGVDVPNDISLVFDWHSLPLHDRFLLSGAEASREKKDCPAHAVTSAVLVRSAERLNETLAQVWSSATEYGKRYGFAVPPLPKSLLEVRPSQNEIYALTNYDLNWKPLGPQELAHYAYRQVITPATAYARLLPFRPLGALIPTLTPGQLAALPTEVPTQHDLLALGDIHRLTQPPSPYTPLDLLSISARLGEPLPRTAARIAPYLPLTDSPTPLPPVPDLIPLWQDLSILTPYLNGLLPALEGQVTRDHIARAAQATDMTEDWVASRLALYAEMFALTLPLD, from the coding sequence ATGGCACGGGTGCGGAGGGCGCTGCGTGTCGGGGTGGGGCGGGCGCCGGAGGCTGAAGGGGTGTTGGGGGCGTTGGAGGAGGCGGTCAGCGCCGATCTGCGGTTGCTGGACGCGACGCTCAGGGCGTCGGGGTACGAGGTGGAGGTCCTGGCCGACGCCGGGCGCAACAAAATCAGGCTGACGATCGACCGGGTGGCCCGCGAAGTGCCGTCCGGCGGGACGCTGTTGGTGTACTTCAGCGGGCATGGAGTGCGGGTCGGGGGCAAGGACTATCTCGTTCCCGCCGATGCCATCGCCCCTGCCGACGGGGGCTGGACCGAGTTGCATCTCGACTCCCTGTTACCCGCCAACATCGGGCCCCTGCTGCGGGGTTGTGAGGCCGGGACCGCTCTCTGGTTCATCGACGCGTGCCGCACCGAACTCGACGGTGACGGCGAGCGGTTCGCCAACGAGGCCGTCAACGGGCCACCGCAGGGCGGGTTCGCCGTGATGGCCGGGTGTTCCGCCGGGGAGCGGAGCGGCTTCACCTCCGAAGGGAGCTTCTTCACCCGGGGGTTGGCCGAGGCGTTGGGGCCCATGACGCCGGCGCGGACGGTCGAGGACGTCCTCGCCGCCGCGCGGGCCGCGACGGTCAAGGCCGCCCGGCGGTACGGGGTGCGGCAGACGCCGTGGTTCCTGTACGGGGCCGAGGAAGAGGCGCGGGCCCGGAAGACGGAGATCTGTGAGGGGCGGGCGCTGCTGGAGGCTTGGCAGGGGGCGGTTCGGGAGACGCCGTTGTGGGAGTACGTGCCGTCGTGTGAACGGGCCGCGTTGGTGGGGGTGTTGGAGGAGTTCGTCACGGAGTGTGCGCGTGGGGTGCATCTGGCTCAGGAGCGGTTGCCTGAGGTGGATCCCTGGGTCGATGACGCGTTTCCTGTGCGGGTGTTGCGTGATCGGTTGCCGGAACTTCTGCCTGACGGGGTGTCGTTGTCCATCGCTGAGGTGATCGCCTTGGTTGCTGCGCCGTTCCTGCACGAAGCCGCCTGGGCCGAGCGGTTGAGTCAGGCGGTGGAGGTGCGGCCGTACTCGGTCGAGCGGCGGGGTGGGGATGCGCATCGGTTGCACTACGAGCAGATCGTGGAGCAACACGGGCGTGTGGCGCGGAAGGTGATGGGGCTTCAGGCGCGCGGGGAGGATGCCGGCACGCTTGTCATGTGGCTCGTGCATCGGTGGATCGAGGACCGGGTTCAGATCGATGAGGTGGTGCCGTCTCCGTTCGCCGCTTCACTCGCGGGGCGGCTGGGGCTCGCCGCCGAACGGGCCCAGGAATTCGCCGAGTTGTTGCGGGTGGTGGCTTCCGGGGTTGCTTCCGATGAACCGCTGGACGAGTCCTGGGGTGCGCGGAAGGTCGTTCTGCCGGTCGGGGGGCAGCAGCATCAGCATCAGGTGGTGCGGGTGCGGGCGTTGGGGGCGCTGGTGCGGCTTGCGGGGGTGTTGGCGGTGGATGTGCGGACGTTGCCCGATGTTGTCGCCGATCATCTGGCCGTGTCGGATCCTGTGCTGCCTCAACATGTGCTGGGGGTTGTGCGGGAGTTGAGTTGGCAGCGGGAGAACAGCACGTTGCATCTTGACGCGTTGTGTCCTCATCAGGCTGTTCATGCGGCGTTGGCGGAGGTGGTTGAGGAGGCGGATCGGTTCGCGGGGCGGGTTGCTGGGGAAGGGGTGTTGGCTGCGGTGCCCTCCCGGGTGACCGATCGGGATCTTCAGCCCTCCCGGGTTGGTGGGCGGGAGTCCTATGAGGTGCCTCTGCTGCGATTCCATCTTGCGCAGACCGAGGTGCGGGATTTGTTGATGGGGGAGCAACTTTATGGGGGCGAGCCGCAGTTGGCGCTGCGGGAGTTGTATCAGAACGCTATGGATGCGTGCCGGTATCGGGGGATGCGGTGGCGGTATCTCGACAGTGTGGGGGCTCGTCCTGCTGCTTGGAGTGGGCGGATTGAGTTCACGCAGGGGGAGGATGAGCGGGGGCGGTATGTGGAGTGTCGGGATAACGGGGTGGGGATGAGTGCGGAGCAGTTGAAGCAGACGTTCACTCGGGCGGGGAGTCGGTTCGAGAGGTCTACTTCTTTTCGGCGGGAGCAGTCTCGGTGGTTGCGGCATGATCCTGAGTTGCGGCTTTATCCCAATAGTCGGTTCGGGATTGGGGTGTTCAGCTATTTCATGCTCGCGGAGGAGATGACGATTGTGACGCGGGTGGTTAGTCCGGAGGGGATTCCGGCTGAGCATGCGTTGCGGGTTGAGATTCCTAGCAGCGGGAGTCTGTTCCGGGTTCAGCGGCATGATGGGGTGGGGGATGGGATGGCTGAGGGGGGTACTCGGGTTCGGCTTTATCTGCGGGATGAGGAGGGGATTCGGGGGGTGTCTTGCGTGGAGGTGTTGCGGGAGTTGGTGTGGGTGAGTGAGTTTGAGGTGAGGGCTTGGGATGGGGGTGAGCGGGAGCATGTGTGGGAGCCGGGGGTGTTGCAGCGGGCGGGGGCGGTGGAGGGGGTACCGGGGGCTTTGTGGTGGGTGAGCGGAGAGGGGAGCGTCCTTTGCGACGGCATCGTGACCGATCAGGAGCCCTTCGGGTATGTGGTCAACCTGACCGGGCCGCACGCGGGGCAACTGAGCGTAAGCCGTGAGGAGTTGCAGGCATACGACGCCAAGTGGGTGGAGTCGCTGTGGCGGCGAGGGGCGCAGGCTCTGGCCTCCTCGCCCATGCTGTCATGTGCATGGATGTGGACTCTGGAGAAGTCCAGCCTCGCTACGGCACAGGTACTGGATTCGACGTGGCGGGGCAAGGGGGTACAGGCCCGAGGATGGACCGGGAACCCCGTCGAACTAGATCGCGTGGGCTGGTACTTCACCGACGAGGATCTCACCGCCAAGTCGACGCCTCGCGCTGAGGGTGACCTGCCCTGGCGTGCCTCAGCTCACGGGTGGTCGCAGCGACTGAATTCCACCATGGTGCTGCCGACAGACCTGACCGGATATCCAGTGCCAGTCCCCGGAGACGCCAAACTGACAGAGTTCTTCTCCGTCTCCTGGTACTCCGTGGTGGCGAACGCGGCACGGTTGAAGCGGACCCCTGACTATGTGCAACGCAGGCTCAGGACATTACGCATCGCACACCCTGCATTGTCTCCCTTGCCCAGCCAGGGAGACACCATAAGCCGGGTACCCGACGGAGCCGAGTCTTCCTTGGCGGAACACCTCGCCGACAGCAGGAATGCGAGCGAGGTCATCGGTGGTGCTGGTAGCCGTCATTGGGGCAGCCTGGTCACTGCGTCGCTACGCATGTCTGTACCGCTGGGCAAGTTGGTGAGACAGCTCGCCTTCCACCGGTCTCTTCTCCCGTCACCTCTCCCAGAGATCCCCGAGCGGCACGAGAACCACATCTGCACGCAGGACGACGTCGACAGGCTCTTCCATCACCTGTCCGGCGGAAACTTCTTACTGGTCGACAATCCCTCGGGCGTATGTCGGGTCGCCAAGAACCGCGACATACCCGAATCGGAAGTGCTCCAAGCCCTGGCCGACTTCTCCTGGCTGGGCTGGACACCACCGTCGGCCAAGGCTGTCGAATGCCTCCTTGGCGGGAACGCCGTCTCCGACGTGCTGTACGAATTCGCCCAGTGGAATGCCAAGGTGATGCCGTGGGCGGCGACCGTGAAGTTCGCCCACGCACTGGGCACCGACCTCAGCACAGCCGAGAGCCAACTCGCCTGGACAGTCGAGGAATTGGGTCTGAGCTACACCCGCCGGTACATGTCCGGCACTGAGGCCGGCTCGGTGCGGCCATCAGAGGACACCGCCAAGCTGGTCAGACGTTTGAGGAAGCTGAAAGCCCCTCTGGAAGAAGGGATCACCCTGAAGTCCCTGTACCTGTCCTTCTACAGGGAGGACGCAGGCATCGAGGACCTGGCCCTCGCGGTGGACGAACTGCGGCAAGCGGGAGTCGACGTACCGAACGACATCTCGCTCGTCTTCGACTGGCACAGCCTGCCCCTCCACGATCGCTTCCTCCTCTCGGGTGCGGAAGCCTCGAGGGAGAAGAAGGACTGCCCCGCCCACGCGGTGACGTCCGCCGTCCTGGTCCGCTCAGCGGAACGCCTCAACGAGACGCTGGCGCAGGTCTGGAGCTCCGCGACCGAATACGGCAAGCGTTACGGATTCGCGGTGCCGCCGTTGCCCAAGTCCCTCTTGGAGGTCCGCCCTTCGCAGAACGAGATCTACGCCCTGACCAACTACGACCTCAACTGGAAGCCCCTGGGCCCACAAGAACTCGCCCATTACGCCTACCGGCAAGTGATCACCCCAGCCACGGCCTACGCTCGCCTGCTCCCCTTCCGCCCCCTCGGCGCCCTCATCCCCACCCTCACCCCCGGGCAACTGGCAGCCCTCCCCACCGAAGTCCCCACCCAGCACGACCTCCTAGCCCTAGGCGACATCCACCGCCTCACCCAACCCCCCTCCCCCTACACCCCCCTGGACCTCCTCAGCATCTCCGCCCGCCTCGGCGAACCCCTCCCCCGCACCGCCGCCCGCATCGCCCCCTACCTCCCCCTGACCGACTCCCCCACCCCCCTCCCCCCAGTCCCAGACCTCATCCCCCTCTGGCAGGACCTCTCGATCCTCACCCCCTACCTGAACGGCCTGCTCCCCGCGCTGGAAGGCCAGGTCACCCGCGACCACATCGCCCGAGCCGCCCAGGCCACGGACATGACCGAAGACTGGGTCGCCTCCCGACTCGCCCTGTACGCCGAGATGTTCGCCCTGACCCTGCCCCTGGACTGA
- a CDS encoding argininosuccinate synthase, whose protein sequence is MTERVVLAYSGGLDTSVAIGWIAEETGAEVIAVAVDVGQGGEDLDVIRKRALACGAVEAEVADAKDEFAEEYCLPAIKANALYMDRYPLVSALSRPTIVKHLVAAAQKHGATTVAHGCTGKGNDQVRFEAGIVALAPDLKCIAPVRDYAMTRDKAIAFCEEKNLPIATTKKSPYSIDQNVFGRAVETGFLEDIWNAPIEDIYEYTQNPAVARDADEVVISFKEGVPVAIDGKPVTVLQAIQQLNERAGAQGIGRIDMVEDRLVGIKSREVYEAPGAIALITAHQELENVTVERELARYKRQVEQRWGELVYDGQWFSPLKRALDGFIDEANQHVNGDIRMTLHGGRAVVTGRRSESSLYDFNLATYDTGDTFDQAAAKGFIDIYSLSSKIAAKRDLA, encoded by the coding sequence GTGACCGAGCGCGTCGTACTCGCCTACTCAGGCGGATTGGACACCTCCGTCGCCATCGGCTGGATCGCCGAGGAGACGGGCGCCGAGGTCATCGCCGTCGCGGTCGACGTCGGCCAGGGCGGCGAGGACCTGGACGTCATCCGCAAGCGCGCCCTCGCGTGCGGCGCGGTCGAGGCCGAAGTGGCCGACGCGAAGGACGAGTTCGCCGAGGAGTACTGCCTCCCCGCGATCAAGGCCAACGCCCTCTACATGGACCGCTACCCGCTGGTCTCCGCGCTCTCCCGGCCGACGATCGTCAAGCACCTCGTCGCCGCCGCCCAGAAGCACGGCGCCACGACCGTCGCCCACGGCTGCACCGGCAAGGGCAACGACCAGGTCCGCTTCGAGGCCGGCATCGTCGCCCTCGCCCCCGACCTCAAGTGCATCGCCCCGGTCCGCGACTACGCGATGACCCGTGACAAGGCGATCGCGTTCTGCGAGGAGAAGAACCTCCCGATCGCGACCACCAAGAAGTCCCCCTACTCCATCGACCAGAACGTCTTCGGGCGCGCGGTCGAGACGGGCTTCCTGGAGGACATCTGGAACGCCCCGATCGAGGACATCTACGAGTACACGCAGAACCCGGCCGTCGCCCGCGACGCCGACGAGGTCGTCATCTCCTTCAAGGAGGGCGTGCCCGTCGCCATCGACGGCAAGCCCGTCACCGTCCTCCAGGCCATCCAGCAGCTCAACGAGCGCGCCGGCGCCCAGGGCATCGGCCGCATCGACATGGTCGAGGACCGGCTCGTCGGCATCAAGTCCCGTGAGGTGTACGAGGCTCCGGGCGCGATCGCGCTGATCACCGCGCACCAGGAGCTGGAGAACGTCACCGTCGAGCGTGAACTCGCCCGCTACAAGCGGCAGGTCGAGCAGCGCTGGGGCGAACTGGTCTACGACGGCCAGTGGTTCTCCCCGCTGAAGCGCGCGCTGGACGGGTTCATCGACGAGGCCAACCAGCACGTCAACGGCGACATCCGGATGACGCTGCACGGTGGGCGCGCGGTCGTCACGGGCCGGCGTTCCGAGTCGTCCCTGTACGACTTCAACCTCGCGACGTACGACACCGGCGACACGTTCGACCAGGCCGCCGCGAAGGGCTTCATCGACATCTACAGCCTGTCGTCGAAGATCGCGGCCAAGCGGGACCTCGCGTAA
- a CDS encoding ferredoxin reductase family protein — translation MTTTIAGGRAARRQTMRRIRPRRSPAVPLLLAVWAGAAGVLWLWWDNTPNIADTDSMILNAGRITGLLAGYLMALVVLQMARVPVLERWVGSDRVARWHAMSGRYTLCLTFAHVFLIVWGYALQAGKTLGDFAQQTIDLVNQLPDMGKAAIGTGLLVVIGLASVGGVRKRMPYDTWYHIHLMTYAAVFLTFWHQLTTGNEFVVDPTAKTVWYGLYGTVTALVIWYRVLTPIRLNLRHRMYVEAVVEEAPGVVSVLIGGRKLHRMGAEAGQFFRWRFLAPGMRFSSHPYSLSAAPRPGMLRITVKANGDHSAALRGLAPGTKVWAEGPYGAMTASRRSRGKVLLVAGGVGITPMRALFETLPGAPGDLTLLYRANSTQDLALWDELAKIADERGARLMYAVNSPDGERPDISAESLERKIPDIAEHDVFMCGPGGFAQSVYEALRGAGVPARRIHHESFEM, via the coding sequence GTGACCACCACGATCGCAGGCGGACGTGCCGCCCGACGCCAGACGATGCGCCGCATCCGCCCGCGCCGCTCCCCGGCAGTCCCGTTGTTGCTTGCCGTGTGGGCGGGTGCGGCGGGGGTGCTGTGGCTGTGGTGGGACAACACGCCGAACATCGCGGACACCGACAGCATGATCCTCAACGCGGGCCGGATCACCGGCCTGTTGGCGGGATACCTGATGGCGCTGGTGGTGCTCCAGATGGCGCGGGTGCCCGTGCTGGAGCGCTGGGTCGGCTCGGACCGGGTGGCGCGGTGGCACGCGATGAGCGGCAGGTACACGCTGTGCCTCACGTTCGCGCACGTGTTCCTGATCGTGTGGGGGTACGCGCTCCAGGCGGGCAAGACGCTGGGCGACTTCGCGCAGCAGACGATCGACCTGGTCAACCAGTTGCCGGACATGGGCAAGGCGGCGATCGGGACGGGCCTGCTGGTCGTCATCGGGCTGGCCTCGGTGGGCGGTGTGCGCAAGCGGATGCCGTACGACACCTGGTACCACATCCACCTGATGACGTACGCGGCGGTGTTCCTGACGTTCTGGCACCAGCTGACGACGGGCAACGAGTTCGTCGTCGACCCGACGGCGAAGACGGTCTGGTACGGCCTGTACGGGACGGTCACCGCGCTGGTGATCTGGTACCGGGTGCTGACGCCGATCCGGCTGAACCTGCGGCACCGGATGTACGTCGAGGCGGTCGTCGAGGAGGCGCCCGGCGTCGTGTCGGTGCTGATCGGCGGGCGCAAGCTGCACCGGATGGGCGCGGAGGCGGGCCAGTTCTTCCGCTGGCGGTTCCTCGCGCCCGGCATGCGGTTCAGCTCGCACCCGTACTCCCTGTCGGCCGCGCCGAGGCCCGGCATGCTGCGGATCACGGTGAAGGCGAACGGCGACCACAGCGCGGCCCTGCGGGGGCTCGCGCCCGGCACGAAGGTGTGGGCCGAGGGCCCGTACGGCGCGATGACCGCGTCGCGCCGCAGCCGGGGCAAGGTGCTGCTGGTGGCCGGCGGGGTCGGGATCACGCCGATGCGCGCGCTGTTCGAGACACTGCCGGGCGCGCCCGGTGACCTGACCCTGCTCTACCGCGCCAACAGCACCCAGGACCTCGCCCTGTGGGACGAGCTGGCGAAGATCGCCGATGAGCGTGGGGCGCGTCTGATGTACGCCGTGAACAGCCCCGACGGCGAGCGGCCCGACATCTCCGCCGAGTCCCTGGAGCGGAAGATCCCGGACATCGCCGAGCACGACGTCTTCATGTGCGGTCCGGGCGGGTTCGCTCAGTCCGTGTACGAGGCGCTGCGCGGTGCCGGGGTGCCGGCCCGCCGTATCCACCACGAGTCCTTCGAGATGTAG
- a CDS encoding FMN-binding protein, which yields MRKSHPLRRVVLASAATVSGIVLLLTLKPSSDPGSSAQAAGTGAAAQEAAQGGAGAPVTGTVTGDAIQTQYGNVQVRITVDNNRITKAEAVQAPQGGQSTQRTADAVPKLNADVVAKQSPNIDMVSGATYTSEGYKKSLQSAIDKANSGGAQGGSQSGGGQAQAATFTGDAAQTQYGDVQVRITVAGGKITKSEAVKAPQGGESTQRTNDAVPKLNAGAVAKQSADVDTVSGATYTSEGYKKSLQSAIDKANAGSAQGGSQQSGSGGGGGQQQASGTFTGEAAQTQYGDVQVRITVAGGKVTKAEAVKAPQGGQSTQRTNDSVPKLNAEAVAKQSADVDTVSGATYTSDGYKKSLQSALDQAGV from the coding sequence ATGAGGAAGAGCCACCCGCTTCGGCGCGTCGTGCTGGCCAGCGCCGCCACCGTGTCCGGGATCGTGCTGCTGCTGACGCTGAAGCCGTCCTCCGACCCCGGTTCGTCCGCGCAGGCCGCCGGCACGGGCGCGGCGGCGCAGGAGGCGGCCCAGGGCGGCGCGGGCGCGCCGGTCACGGGCACGGTCACCGGGGACGCGATCCAGACGCAGTACGGCAACGTCCAGGTCCGCATCACCGTCGACAACAACCGCATCACCAAGGCCGAGGCCGTGCAGGCGCCGCAGGGCGGCCAGAGCACGCAGCGGACGGCCGACGCGGTGCCCAAGCTCAACGCGGACGTCGTCGCCAAGCAGTCCCCGAACATCGACATGGTGTCGGGAGCGACGTACACGTCCGAGGGGTACAAGAAGTCGTTGCAGTCGGCCATCGACAAGGCCAACTCGGGTGGCGCGCAAGGTGGTTCGCAGTCGGGCGGCGGTCAGGCGCAGGCGGCGACGTTCACGGGCGACGCGGCGCAGACCCAGTACGGCGACGTCCAGGTCCGCATCACCGTCGCGGGCGGGAAGATCACCAAGTCCGAGGCGGTCAAGGCGCCGCAGGGCGGGGAGAGCACGCAGCGCACCAACGACGCCGTGCCGAAGCTGAACGCCGGGGCCGTCGCCAAGCAGTCCGCGGACGTCGACACGGTGTCGGGGGCGACGTACACGTCCGAGGGGTACAAGAAGTCGCTCCAGTCGGCCATCGACAAGGCCAACGCCGGGTCGGCGCAAGGGGGTTCACAGCAGTCGGGGTCGGGCGGGGGCGGGGGCCAGCAGCAGGCGTCCGGGACCTTCACCGGTGAGGCCGCGCAGACCCAGTACGGCGACGTCCAGGTCCGCATCACCGTCGCGGGCGGCAAGGTCACCAAGGCCGAGGCCGTCAAGGCGCCGCAGGGCGGGCAGAGCACGCAGCGCACCAACGACTCCGTGCCCAAGCTCAACGCCGAGGCGGTCGCCAAGCAGAGCGCGGACGTCGACACGGTGTCCGGGGCGACGTACACGTCCGACGGGTACAAGAAGTCGCTCCAGTCGGCGCTCGACCAGGCCGGGGTCTGA
- a CDS encoding FAD:protein FMN transferase — translation MGTVFSFDVRGGDPASVRAALVDAVASLHRVDEVFSTYRDDSEISRLARGELTLADCSPEVPDVLELAARAERLSDGWFSTRYEGRLDPTGIVKGWSTERAARILAEAGATGVSVNGGGDVQLLGVPGPERPWRVGVSDPLRPGGLAAVVSAAGAPELAVATSGTVERGAHIVDPRTGKSAVTDLVAVTVVAPSLTWADCWATAAFAMGSREALAWLESLPDVEALLITAGDEVRCTGGLAARLG, via the coding sequence ATGGGGACTGTCTTCTCCTTCGACGTCCGCGGCGGGGACCCGGCCTCGGTCCGCGCGGCCCTCGTCGACGCGGTGGCGTCCCTGCACCGCGTCGACGAGGTCTTCAGCACCTACCGCGACGACAGCGAGATCTCCCGTCTCGCCCGAGGCGAACTCACCCTCGCCGACTGCTCCCCCGAGGTCCCCGACGTCCTCGAACTCGCCGCCCGCGCCGAGCGGTTGAGCGACGGCTGGTTCAGCACCCGCTACGAGGGCCGCCTCGACCCCACCGGCATCGTCAAGGGCTGGTCCACCGAACGCGCCGCCCGCATCCTCGCCGAGGCCGGCGCCACAGGCGTCAGCGTCAACGGCGGCGGCGACGTGCAGCTGTTGGGCGTCCCCGGCCCCGAACGCCCTTGGCGCGTAGGCGTGTCGGACCCCTTGAGACCGGGCGGTCTGGCAGCGGTCGTATCGGCAGCAGGGGCACCGGAGTTGGCAGTGGCCACCTCGGGCACGGTGGAACGCGGCGCGCACATCGTCGATCCGCGAACGGGTAAGTCAGCGGTAACGGACTTGGTGGCGGTGACAGTTGTAGCCCCGAGCCTGACCTGGGCGGACTGCTGGGCAACGGCAGCCTTCGCGATGGGTTCGAGAGAGGCGCTGGCCTGGCTGGAGTCGCTGCCGGACGTGGAGGCTTTACTGATCACGGCGGGAGACGAAGTCAGATGCACGGGCGGCCTTGCAGCAAGGCTGGGCTAG